In the Arachis hypogaea cultivar Tifrunner chromosome 20, arahy.Tifrunner.gnm2.J5K5, whole genome shotgun sequence genome, CCTAAATGTTGTGAAATTAAAGTGATGCTTGAATAAATGCTCTCTACTATTTGAATGCAAAAAATataatctatttttaatatatcatttgaaaaataaagaaagattGAAGATCAAAATATTTGTTAAGAGTTTCAACTTAAAAATTTAGATGTATATTAACAATGTTTAAAATGGAATAAAGTAAGTCAAGGGATATAATTGCGTAACTCACTAAAAAAGTGGGTCAAGTTAAAAATcgataaaatatatactaaaatataaaatatatcttaaaaataaattaaattacacatataataaataaagaagattAGAGAGAGAAAGTATTACTATTACTGTTACTATTATGTTAGGGTGAGAAAGAAGGCAAAGCAAGGTAAAAGGCTTTATGAATTATGATACGGCATCCCTTACCTCACCCAAAACCCAACTACACTCACTCttatattttctatttcaatatTCATTTAAACCCAACACACACGTTTCAACCATCTTCATAAAATTAACTCCAaccccttttcttcttccttctttctttttctttccttctgtCATCCCCATCCTTTTCTTACTTGTATTTCTATATATTCATATTCATCTCTATCTATCTATATTCTTCCTTATTATTTCCACCTTTTCTGCTCGAATTCTGCATAATCGACGAACCACCAACAAACTACTTTGTTCTCTTAATTCAACCaaagaagaaaattaaagaacagtGTTATGGAAATGATGCCATACCAGCTTTCCAGGTTACCTTACCATGATTCTCTCAAACTTCTGGAGGCTGATATACAACATGCCAATTCtttgtgagtttttttttttttttttttttttgggattttcCACCTGccctttattttttttgttataaagttTTTGACTTTCCTGTTTTCTGCACTAAAAATGTTACTTTTAATTAGATGGGTACTTTGGGTATTTTAGATAACCGGTGATTGATAAAATTTGTTTCCTAGTTTATAAAATTTGTGGACTTTTTCTTACTACTAATGGGAACTTTAGTTATCAATTTTCTGAATTTTGGATTgtgggtttgtgtgttttttcttagGGCTGCAGCAATTCCAAGAACAGAAGGTGGAACTGTTCTTCAAATGAAATTGGTTTATAATCACTTGGCTCCTTTAGTTCTCTTGTTTCTACAGTGGATGGATTGTTCCTGTGCTAGCTTTCTACACAGATATCTCAATCTCTTCCACATAGTTATATACAAGGTAGAGATAGAAAAGTTATGTCATTTCTTTGTTGGATTTTGATTCAATGAAtttggtattgttgttgtttgttcCATATGGTCTTATGGAATTTAATGGGTTTCCAATATGTATTTATTGATTGATACatgttttttttgtctttttatgtTTTACCTAAGGTACACAATGATGGTAGAAACATGTCTAGTCATGGAAGGAAAGCTACCATAGGGGACTTTTATGGTATGTGAATATTTGACTTGTGAAGAGGCCTTTTATTTGTTGTAATTtgtttttgtctcatgaaaaatGTGAAATAGTGCAAAACTCTTTTCATTTATAGCTAGCTGCCTTGACTGATTATTTCGGAAAAATTTGAATTCTTTTAGCTGTTATATTGCCATCTCTCCAGCGGCTTCATGGTAGCTTGGAGAAGTTGGAGACTTCGAAAGAAGGCCAATCATCGAGCATGGAACATTCAAGTTATGGCAAGAAGATGATTGTTGAAGGTGATGGGAAACTAACCAATGTTGACTTgcaaagagaggatgaatgtgatATTTGCTTAGAGCCTTGCACCAAAATGGTCCTGCCTAATTGTTGCCATGCCATGTGTATCCGATGCTACCGCAAGTGGTAAATCGCTTTCTTCATATCCCATTTTTTTATCAACTTGCATACTTTACAGTGAAAAATGCAATTAACTCACCTGAATTTGGTTAATGTGTAATTTatgccaaaaaatttttaaaatgtacaATTCGACATCCTGAGGTTATAAGTGGCGCAAAAGGGGCTTTCCATTAACTTTTCTTCTAAAATTACCCTTATACGTCATTTTTTCGACAAAGTTACCCAGTAATAGAAGggtaattttggaagaaaagttAGCGAAAGGTATTTTTAGCACCTTTTACAACTTCAGAGCTCTATTGAATTGTACATTTTACCAAATTTCAAGGGGTATAATTGCGTGTTTTCGCACTTCATATGCCAATGGTTCTCCACTTTAACACTCATCATGTGCTGGTCTTTTTGCCCGACCTATAGGAACACTCGGTCGCAGTCTTGCCCTTTTTGCCGCGGTAGCTTGAGGAGGGTTAACTCTGAGGATCTTTGGGTGCTAACTTGCAATGAAGATGTTGTTGATGCTGAAACAGTTTCTAAGGAAGACTTGTGGCGTTTCTACCTTTATATCAATAAGCTACCAAAACATCACCCAGAAGCACTTTTTGTAATGTACTATGAGTATCTCATTTGAACTTTTATATACCAATAAGAAGGAATGAAAAGAAATGTACAGATTAGGAAAAAATTACAAATGTGAATAGAGTCtggtaaaagaaagaaaattgatTCTCTAATCAATATTTTATCACAGCTTTGATAAGAGAAAAATTTCTGGTTTTTTAACCCAGAAAAAGAAACACTCTTAGTACTGTGATATTATACATTGTCTCCATTATAGAAATAAAAATGTTACATTTAACTTGGGAGTCCTTATTTGAGTTCTTATTGATACCtatctgaattttatttttctctaagaAGCTAATTAAAATGCAAAAAGTAACTTTGCTCATTGCTAAATTTACTTGATTTTACTTATTGCAATATgtttgttttaaacttttaatccTTTGATATGAAATTTatagtttttcttcttttacttttaATATATCTGTATGttattgaagaaaagaaaagcaagaaattTATTGCTTGCTTTTTTGACGACTGGTGCTGACTTCTAGATGAGTTTATTGCTTGCTTTCCAAggctttgaattttttttccttttttggacTGACCAAGGCTTTGATTAACAGAATCACTGAACTAATTTTCTCACATTGGTCAATAGTGTAACATGATCTAGAAACTTCCATAAAAGAATTGACTTTTGAAGTTTGAGCCGttatagttcttttcttgctggaccttttcatatcttttctttcaaTATAATGCTAGCAAAGTAGCAATGGGCTGGTCAAACCTCTCTCGCTTTAATCTTGCTATCTGAAAAAACTATTAACCCTAACTAGGTTTAGAGTGCAATGTACAACATCTGGAGAAAACAGACATGAAACGAAAACTCATGGCTACTTTTGGAAAAATGGGAAAGGAGCATCAACCCAAGAGAGATTAGTTTTAACAGAGCAGAGCTAAATATTCAGATTTGGAACCTATCTGAACACTACAAGATGGTGAAGTTAGGGATGAAGCTTGCTAGAATAGTCAAAGGGGCAATAAAGTTAACCTGTTTGAAAGTGGAAATGGACAAGGTCAGTTTATCAAGGCTAAAATCAGAATCAACATAGACCAACCAATCGGAAAATGCACAAATATAGGGAGCACATAAGATGGTATTACTTGGGTGGACTTCAAGTACAGAAGCTCCCAACAATATGCTATTTTTGTAGGATTTTAGGGTATGATGAAGGGTCTTGTCACTTGTGAGAAAGCagaggagaaaatagcaaatGGAGAGGATGGAAATGACAGAGAAACTATTGGAACTGCAGCAGGAGGAGAACAATTCAGTTCCAGgcctaaatcaaacaaaaaagtcaAACTGAAGCTACAAATGATGcaaaaaacaacaaaagagaacaagaaaaaatccaaaacaaatgcAGACAAAGATAAACGGGCAATAGATTGCCAATGAGCCTTGGCTCTAATGGCATTTCTCCCCCCTCCCTACCTCAAGGTCTAGGGTTCAAACCCTAGAGAATGTAATTGaggaaaaatgtgataaaatatgTGAGGAGTGTGTGGGTGTGTTGTGTACCTAGGATTGGGAGTTGTCCAATccactgacaaaaaaaaaatgggCAATAGATTAAGAGGATGAGATAGAGGAGGGTGGTCTGAAGAAGAAGGGCTAGGGAtgctgaaaaaataaaaaaacttagaaGCAAGACAAATAAGAAAAATGAGGGGAAGAGAAAATTCAATGAGATCACACCCATGGAGATGGAAGAAGAGAAGGCACCATTTTAAAAATTGCAAATATAAATTGGAAAGATGTATTTTCAAGAGAAGTAGTCCAACACCTACAGAGGTACAGATTTGACCACTGTCCCATTTTAGTTGATATGATAGGAgatactattaaaaaaaaaaagtaaaaaagaatgcATATTTACATATTTCAATGGGTTTGGCTTGAAATGAAGAATGtgagaaaatatttaaaaaaatatggtcACCAGGAATGCTAGAAATTAAAGGCAAACTGGAAAATTGCAGTGAATCATTGGACGAATGAGGACAAAAATTTTGGCCAAATTCTGAAGAtgataagagagaaaaaaaagggatTGGAGGAGCTACAAGCACTGCCACAAATAGAACCAATCATGAAAAAagcgaaaaaaatgcaagaacaactaGATAAACtcgtaaaacaaaaagaaatatgtTGGGCACAAAGAACCCGACCTATACAAGAAAGTTCATGCCTATTTCATTGTGCAATGTGATCTTTAAGATAGTAACAAAAACAATTGCTAATAGGCTCAACGCATATTCATTCCTGGAAGACTAATAACAGATAATGTCCTAGCAGCTTTTGAGATCTTtcattttatgaaaaagaagaaagaaggtaaCAAGGATTACATGGGAATCAAATTAGACATGGAGAAGGCATATAATAAGGTAGAATGGAAATTTCTC is a window encoding:
- the LOC112784442 gene encoding E3 ubiquitin-protein ligase AIRP2; the encoded protein is MEMMPYQLSRLPYHDSLKLLEADIQHANSLAAAIPRTEGGTVLQMKLVYNHLAPLVLLFLQWMDCSCASFLHRYLNLFHIVIYKVHNDGRNMSSHGRKATIGDFYAVILPSLQRLHGSLEKLETSKEGQSSSMEHSSYGKKMIVEGDGKLTNVDLQREDECDICLEPCTKMVLPNCCHAMCIRCYRKWNTRSQSCPFCRGSLRRVNSEDLWVLTCNEDVVDAETVSKEDLWRFYLYINKLPKHHPEALFVMYYEYLI